The following coding sequences lie in one Arachis hypogaea cultivar Tifrunner chromosome 9, arahy.Tifrunner.gnm2.J5K5, whole genome shotgun sequence genomic window:
- the LOC112709241 gene encoding uncharacterized protein isoform X1: MKKVKPCKLNELPPGLVGKMLVYKSGAIKLKLGSTLYDVSPGSDCTFAQDVAVMNTGEKHCCAIGEISKRVIVTPDIDDMISVTRWVKPPIGKVKLNCNTSLSLAMGVAAGAYILTLFAMKYRQRVLGLILVSPLCKEPSWTEWLCNKILFLYLKHYVVL; encoded by the exons ATGAAAAAAGTGAAGCCCTGTAAGTTGAATGAACTACCACCTGGCCTCGTGGGCAAAATGCTTGTATACAAGAGTGGTGCTATCAAACTGAAGCTTGGCAGTACACTTTATGAT GTTTCCCCTGGTTCAGATTGTACATTTGCTCAAGATGTTGCTGTTATGAATACTGGTGAGAAACATTGTTGCGCAATTGGGGAGATCAGCAAGCGTGTCATTGTAACTCCAGATATAGATGACATG ATTAGTGTGACTCGTTGGGTGAAGCCTCCTATTGGTAAGGTGAAGCTGAATTGTAATACAAGTCTATCCTTGGCGATGGGAGTAGCTGCCGGGGCTTACATTCTTACCTTATTTGCT ATGAAGTATAGACAACGTGTACTTGGTTTGATACTTGTTTCACCTCTATGCAAAGAACCATCTTGGACTGAGTGGTTGTGCAACAAGATTCTTTTTCTATACCTAAAACACTATGTTGTCTTGTAA
- the LOC112709241 gene encoding uncharacterized protein isoform X2 produces MKKVKPCKLNELPPGLVGKMLVYKSGAIKLKLGSTLYDVSPGSDCTFAQDVAVMNTGEKHCCAIGEISKRVIVTPDIDDMISVTRWVKPPIGKVKLNCNTSLSLAMGVAAGAYILTLFAGGKGNVAEAVL; encoded by the exons ATGAAAAAAGTGAAGCCCTGTAAGTTGAATGAACTACCACCTGGCCTCGTGGGCAAAATGCTTGTATACAAGAGTGGTGCTATCAAACTGAAGCTTGGCAGTACACTTTATGAT GTTTCCCCTGGTTCAGATTGTACATTTGCTCAAGATGTTGCTGTTATGAATACTGGTGAGAAACATTGTTGCGCAATTGGGGAGATCAGCAAGCGTGTCATTGTAACTCCAGATATAGATGACATG ATTAGTGTGACTCGTTGGGTGAAGCCTCCTATTGGTAAGGTGAAGCTGAATTGTAATACAAGTCTATCCTTGGCGATGGGAGTAGCTGCCGGGGCTTACATTCTTACCTTATTTGCT GGTGGCAAAGGAAATGTTGCTGAAGCGGTACTATAG
- the LOC112709241 gene encoding uncharacterized protein isoform X3: MKKVKPCKLNELPPGLVGKMLVYKSGAIKLKLGSTLYDISVTRWVKPPIGKVKLNCNTSLSLAMGVAAGAYILTLFAMKYRQRVLGLILVSPLCKEPSWTEWLCNKILFLYLKHYVVL, encoded by the exons ATGAAAAAAGTGAAGCCCTGTAAGTTGAATGAACTACCACCTGGCCTCGTGGGCAAAATGCTTGTATACAAGAGTGGTGCTATCAAACTGAAGCTTGGCAGTACACTTTATGAT ATTAGTGTGACTCGTTGGGTGAAGCCTCCTATTGGTAAGGTGAAGCTGAATTGTAATACAAGTCTATCCTTGGCGATGGGAGTAGCTGCCGGGGCTTACATTCTTACCTTATTTGCT ATGAAGTATAGACAACGTGTACTTGGTTTGATACTTGTTTCACCTCTATGCAAAGAACCATCTTGGACTGAGTGGTTGTGCAACAAGATTCTTTTTCTATACCTAAAACACTATGTTGTCTTGTAA
- the LOC112711083 gene encoding aspartic proteinase 36-like — MLKVSFSMKPCDAGVQVGHTFLCLSTNASQQGDRKETIINGGTTLAYLPKAIYELLVSKGNFWCIGWQNSETQSRDNKNMILLGDLALSNKLVFYNLEGQVIGWTEYNCEYHFLIFWFSKL; from the exons ATGCTTAAGGTTTCTTTCTCTATGAAGCCTTGTGATGCAG GGGTTCAAGTTGGTCATACTTTTCTTTGTCTATCAACAAATGCATCTCAACAAGGGGACAGAAAAGAGACAATAATTAACGGTGGCACAACCTTGGCCTATCTACCTAAAGCAATTTATGAGCTGCTAGTGTCTAAG GGTAACTTCTGGTGCATTGGTTGGCAAAATAGTGAGACTCAGTCCAGAGATAACAAGAATATGATTTTACTGGGtg ATTTGGCGCTTTCAAATAAACTTGTCTTTTACAACCTTGAAGGTCAAGTTATTGGGTGGACCGAGTACAACTGCGAGTatcattttttgattttttggttTTCCAAACTTTGA